A genomic segment from Polyangium mundeleinium encodes:
- a CDS encoding lytic transglycosylase domain-containing protein, translated as MVQRRRIVMGLFGLGALGLGACARSMPMPGETTSSAEGGSAASASAVTSASAAAPAATALPAGTTAPAAAPAPSPARWADAVRLERWDEAEAQLDALPEVDRQRPEMRYVRGRVALERGDAARTVELFTGLEKELPLLVDDIVRRRAEAASVAGPFAEAAAFFGKSRSPSDQHRAALALEKDGQLAQARSILDRALAAAGRSRKKSDEAKLRAARARIAEAQGLMPIAIADLRWLAVEAAGLPEGEAGAAALDRLKQSLAPKDQLARALTLVRAGQAESAVPILDELEKKKTVPLLDVLHARAEAKLKARDYPEAEKAFRVLSTLPGPRKVEAMYQSANALARGGQADEAIKRWLDLASRFKKNSWAERSLYQAARWLLLRGRYDEAAPLYTRYLALFPKGAYREDAEYEQALAQLSASQPKVAQKTLGRLAKAAKKPDEAQKLRELEGLAAFRAGDRDEAVRIWTEVARTFPLSFAALAARSRLAAAGAPLPPLIEPAAVRPANPLDLDLPDPARLLVSIGLDAEAEGRLVPFEREAAARFAGREAEALCGMYGKLAHARRRYRVGVAQVGMPQLLRAPGEADRWAWECLYPRPYLDEVQKLEGEHEVPRGLVHSLMRQESAFDQEALSPVLAVGLLQLMPKTAEKAAAEVGMSFEPSRLKSPHVNLRLGSYYIGKLLKTFRKNPVLAVASYNAGPKAVGQWMRPGVDAEADLWVARIPYDETRNYVARVLGNLARYQWMEGGDAAVAPLVLEVPVDVEVPPDAY; from the coding sequence GTGGTGCAGAGGCGGCGGATCGTGATGGGGCTCTTCGGGCTCGGGGCGCTTGGGCTCGGCGCTTGCGCTCGCTCGATGCCGATGCCCGGCGAGACCACGTCGAGCGCCGAGGGCGGTTCCGCCGCGTCCGCGTCGGCCGTGACGTCCGCCTCCGCCGCCGCGCCCGCGGCCACGGCCCTCCCCGCCGGCACGACCGCGCCTGCCGCCGCGCCTGCGCCCTCGCCCGCGCGCTGGGCCGACGCCGTGCGCCTGGAGCGCTGGGACGAGGCCGAGGCGCAGCTCGACGCGTTGCCCGAGGTCGATCGGCAGCGGCCCGAGATGCGGTACGTCCGGGGGCGCGTCGCGCTCGAACGGGGCGACGCGGCGCGCACGGTCGAGCTCTTCACGGGGCTCGAAAAGGAGCTGCCGCTGCTCGTGGACGACATCGTGCGCCGGCGCGCCGAGGCCGCGTCCGTCGCGGGGCCCTTCGCCGAAGCCGCGGCGTTTTTCGGCAAATCGAGGTCGCCTTCCGACCAGCATCGCGCCGCGCTCGCGCTGGAGAAGGACGGGCAGCTCGCCCAGGCGCGGTCGATCCTCGATCGCGCGCTCGCCGCGGCCGGTCGGTCGCGCAAGAAGAGCGACGAGGCGAAGCTCCGGGCCGCCCGCGCCCGGATCGCCGAAGCCCAGGGCCTTATGCCCATCGCGATCGCCGACCTGCGCTGGCTCGCCGTCGAGGCCGCCGGTTTGCCCGAGGGTGAGGCCGGCGCGGCCGCGCTCGATCGGCTGAAGCAATCGCTCGCGCCGAAGGATCAGCTCGCTCGCGCGCTCACGCTCGTCCGGGCAGGCCAGGCCGAATCGGCGGTACCGATCCTCGACGAGCTCGAAAAAAAGAAGACGGTGCCGCTGCTCGACGTGCTCCACGCGCGGGCCGAGGCGAAGCTCAAGGCGCGCGATTATCCCGAGGCGGAAAAGGCTTTCCGCGTGCTCTCCACGTTGCCCGGCCCGCGCAAGGTCGAGGCGATGTATCAATCCGCGAATGCGCTCGCCCGCGGCGGTCAGGCCGACGAGGCGATCAAGCGCTGGCTCGACCTCGCCTCGCGGTTCAAGAAAAATAGCTGGGCCGAGCGCTCCTTGTACCAGGCCGCGCGCTGGCTCCTGCTCCGCGGCCGTTATGACGAGGCCGCGCCGCTTTATACGCGGTACCTCGCGCTCTTCCCGAAAGGCGCCTACCGCGAGGACGCCGAATACGAGCAGGCGCTCGCGCAGCTCTCGGCGTCGCAGCCGAAGGTCGCGCAAAAGACGCTCGGCAGGCTGGCGAAGGCCGCAAAAAAGCCCGACGAGGCGCAGAAGCTCCGCGAGCTCGAAGGGCTCGCCGCCTTCCGCGCCGGCGACCGCGACGAGGCCGTGCGCATCTGGACCGAGGTCGCCCGCACGTTCCCGCTCTCCTTCGCCGCGCTCGCCGCCCGCTCGCGCCTGGCCGCCGCGGGCGCGCCCTTGCCGCCCTTGATCGAGCCTGCGGCCGTGCGCCCGGCGAATCCACTCGACCTCGATTTGCCGGATCCGGCGCGTTTGCTCGTCTCGATCGGGCTCGACGCCGAGGCCGAGGGGAGGCTGGTTCCCTTCGAGCGCGAGGCGGCCGCGCGGTTCGCCGGTCGTGAGGCCGAGGCGCTTTGCGGCATGTACGGCAAGCTCGCGCATGCGCGGCGCCGGTATCGGGTGGGCGTGGCGCAGGTGGGAATGCCGCAGCTCCTCCGTGCGCCGGGCGAGGCCGATCGCTGGGCCTGGGAGTGCCTTTATCCGCGGCCTTACCTCGACGAGGTGCAGAAGCTCGAAGGGGAGCACGAGGTGCCCCGCGGGCTCGTGCATTCGCTCATGCGGCAGGAGAGCGCGTTTGATCAGGAAGCGCTCTCGCCCGTGCTCGCCGTGGGCCTTTTGCAGCTCATGCCGAAGACGGCCGAGAAGGCCGCGGCCGAGGTCGGCATGAGCTTCGAGCCGTCGCGGCTCAAGAGCCCGCACGTCAATCTCCGGCTCGGCTCGTATTACATCGGCAAGCTGCTGAAGACGTTTCGGAAAAACCCGGTCCTCGCGGTGGCCTCGTACAACGCCGGTCCGAAGGCCGTGGGGCAATGGATGCGGCCGGGCGTGGACGCGGAGGCGGATCTCTGGGTCGCGCGGATTCCCTACGACGAGACGCGCAATTACGTGGCGCGCGTGCTCGGGAACCTGGCGCGATATCAATGGATGGAAGGCGGCGACGCGGCCGTCGCGCCGCTCGTGCTGGAGGTGCCGGTCGACGTCGAGGTGCCGCCGGACGCTTATTGA
- a CDS encoding plastocyanin/azurin family copper-binding protein — translation MRTIGMLLVVGAMLSAGAGCGDDTGGSGGTGGTAGTGGTGGMGGTGGMGGMGGGGMGGMGGMGGAGGMGGAGGMGGAGGMGGMGGAGGGEMMAVNGCTVDMAEDHTADASATVKTTGLSYAPKCIRVKAGADVIFDSNFTVHPLVGGTVEGLMKTEDAASPIKKTTTGTMASFNLPNKGTFGYYCDTHALGGMTGAIFVE, via the coding sequence ATGCGAACAATCGGTATGCTTCTGGTCGTCGGCGCGATGCTGTCTGCGGGCGCGGGTTGTGGCGACGATACGGGCGGCAGCGGCGGCACGGGCGGGACGGCTGGCACCGGTGGCACGGGCGGCATGGGCGGCACCGGTGGGATGGGTGGGATGGGCGGCGGTGGGATGGGCGGCATGGGTGGGATGGGCGGCGCCGGTGGGATGGGCGGCGCCGGTGGGATGGGCGGCGCCGGTGGGATGGGCGGTATGGGCGGCGCCGGCGGCGGCGAGATGATGGCCGTCAATGGCTGTACGGTGGATATGGCCGAGGATCACACGGCCGACGCGTCGGCGACCGTGAAGACCACGGGCCTCTCGTACGCGCCGAAGTGCATTCGCGTGAAGGCGGGGGCGGACGTCATCTTCGATTCGAATTTCACGGTCCACCCGCTCGTGGGCGGTACCGTCGAGGGGCTCATGAAGACCGAGGACGCAGCCTCGCCGATCAAGAAGACGACCACCGGAACGATGGCGAGCTTCAACCTCCCGAACAAGGGCACGTTCGGTTATTACTGTGACACGCACGCCCTCGGCGGGATGACGGGGGCGATCTTCGTCGAGTGA
- a CDS encoding Gfo/Idh/MocA family protein — protein sequence MNECEDAFPYTWFGKSGLGVSVTRNQGSHMLHALRHVFGPLQSVVGQMQTQLKTWELPSGETMQVETDDTSHALLRFANGAMGTLTTSWTAADCPGFSIDAFGSKGRLRLDALRYPSIASAKLYAGQSDYAMEPRGQEVPVPERLCTVDGRVVAPDPADGSGEQRVSLGRLFDGFTRAIRDGGEPPASFARSLEVQRILEALYASHRRKAWVDLTPGADLG from the coding sequence ATGAACGAATGCGAGGACGCATTTCCCTATACCTGGTTCGGCAAGTCGGGCCTGGGCGTCAGCGTCACGCGCAATCAGGGGTCGCACATGCTGCATGCCCTCCGGCATGTCTTCGGCCCCCTTCAATCGGTCGTCGGGCAGATGCAGACGCAGTTGAAGACGTGGGAGCTGCCGAGTGGGGAAACCATGCAGGTGGAGACCGATGACACTTCACATGCCCTGCTCCGGTTCGCGAACGGCGCGATGGGAACCCTGACGACCTCGTGGACCGCGGCCGATTGCCCGGGTTTTTCTATCGACGCGTTCGGCAGCAAGGGACGGCTGCGGCTCGACGCCCTGCGCTATCCGAGCATCGCTTCCGCCAAGCTGTATGCGGGCCAGAGCGATTACGCCATGGAGCCCAGGGGCCAGGAAGTGCCGGTTCCGGAGCGCTTGTGCACGGTCGACGGCCGCGTCGTCGCGCCCGACCCGGCGGATGGGAGCGGCGAACAGCGCGTCTCGCTCGGGAGGCTTTTCGACGGATTCACGCGGGCCATCCGCGACGGGGGCGAGCCGCCAGCGAGCTTTGCGCGTTCGCTTGAAGTGCAAAGGATCCTCGAGGCGCTCTACGCGTCGCACCGGCGCAAGGCGTGGGTCGACCTCACGCCGGGAGCAGACCTCGGCTGA
- a CDS encoding DUF2252 domain-containing protein, with product MTEITTGDRASTDAGAWAMPHPSAEEHAARGKAEREKIPRAAHASWEAPSHRPDPIALLEEQAKIRVPELVPIRHGRMLVSPLTFFRGAAYVMASDLGATPRSALRVQLCGDAHLSNFGVFGSPERRVMFDINDFDETLPGPWDWDVKRLAASMELAGRDNGFSKSARSDIVQATVREYREAMRNFGALGNLDVWYASLDTEQIIERFGSRVGHKRLHVTEHNVAKARTKDSFQAYEKLTHEVDGRRRIISDPPLIVPMDEFLKGVAREQLEQQVREILHGYRCTLQTDRRHLLEKYDFADMAHKVVGVGSVGARAWILLLLGRDDQDPLFLQAKEAHASVLEPFLGKSEYGNSGQRVVAGQRLMQAASDIFLGWQRVKGVDGIERDFYVRQLRDWKFSVDIAALDRAALTAYGSLCGWTLARAHARSGDRIAIAAYLGKADTFDKATAAFAVAYADQTERDHQALTAAVKNGRIQAETGV from the coding sequence ATGACGGAGATAACCACCGGAGACAGAGCATCCACGGACGCGGGGGCGTGGGCAATGCCGCACCCCTCCGCCGAGGAGCACGCGGCGCGCGGCAAGGCGGAGCGCGAGAAGATTCCACGCGCCGCCCACGCGAGCTGGGAGGCGCCGTCCCACCGGCCTGATCCGATCGCGCTTTTGGAGGAGCAAGCGAAGATCCGCGTGCCCGAGCTCGTGCCGATTCGCCATGGCCGGATGCTGGTCTCCCCATTGACGTTTTTTCGGGGCGCCGCGTACGTGATGGCCTCCGATCTGGGCGCCACCCCCCGCTCGGCCCTGAGGGTGCAGCTCTGCGGCGACGCGCACCTGTCGAATTTCGGGGTGTTCGGATCCCCCGAGCGGCGCGTGATGTTCGACATCAACGATTTCGACGAGACGCTTCCGGGACCGTGGGATTGGGACGTGAAGCGGCTGGCCGCCAGCATGGAGCTCGCCGGGCGCGACAATGGCTTTTCGAAGTCGGCGCGCTCCGACATCGTCCAGGCGACCGTCCGCGAGTACCGCGAGGCCATGCGGAACTTCGGGGCGCTCGGCAACCTCGACGTCTGGTACGCGAGCCTCGACACCGAGCAAATCATCGAGCGGTTCGGCTCGCGGGTGGGTCACAAGCGTCTGCACGTCACCGAGCACAACGTCGCGAAGGCCCGGACGAAGGACAGCTTTCAGGCCTACGAGAAGCTGACCCACGAGGTCGACGGCCGGCGGCGCATCATCAGTGATCCTCCCCTGATCGTCCCGATGGACGAGTTTTTGAAGGGCGTGGCCCGCGAGCAACTCGAGCAGCAAGTGCGCGAGATCCTGCACGGCTATCGCTGCACCCTCCAGACCGATCGGCGGCACTTGCTGGAGAAGTACGATTTCGCGGACATGGCGCACAAGGTCGTCGGGGTCGGGAGCGTCGGCGCGCGCGCTTGGATCCTTCTGCTCCTCGGCCGTGACGACCAGGACCCGCTCTTCCTGCAAGCGAAGGAGGCGCATGCGTCGGTCCTCGAGCCGTTCCTCGGCAAGAGCGAATACGGCAACAGCGGGCAGCGCGTGGTGGCGGGCCAGCGGCTGATGCAGGCCGCGAGCGATATCTTCCTCGGCTGGCAGCGGGTGAAGGGCGTCGACGGGATCGAGCGCGATTTTTACGTGCGCCAGCTACGCGACTGGAAGTTCTCGGTGGACATTGCCGCGCTGGATCGGGCCGCATTGACGGCGTACGGCAGTCTCTGCGGTTGGACCCTCGCGCGGGCGCATGCGCGCTCGGGCGATCGGATCGCGATTGCGGCCTATCTCGGGAAAGCGGACACCTTCGACAAGGCGACGGCCGCGTTTGCGGTCGCCTATGCCGACCAGACGGAGCGCGACCACCAAGCGCTGACGGCCGCAGTGAAGAATGGGCGTATCCAGGCAGAGACGGGGGTTTGA
- a CDS encoding bestrophin-like domain produces the protein MFLAGPLDRFPLWMLLGGTIVVLLLAVEGGYRLAGYRLRHAAHEQAGHVLALVTTTMGLLALVLAFTFSFAANRFEARKQVLVDEANAVETTYLRAGLLPGDRGGKVRAMLRDYVDVRLDAVQLGNVEQVLQRSEELHRELWKEAEAAGREQPDSVVVGLFIEAVNRTSELHAMRVKVAVRGALPGALWTALYVVAILNLMAVGYHAGLVKTPRSPTLVTLVLSLSVVLMLTADLDHPQEGALKVSQQAMIDLRRKMGD, from the coding sequence ATGTTCCTGGCTGGACCGCTCGATCGATTTCCGCTCTGGATGCTCCTGGGAGGCACGATCGTGGTCCTCCTGCTCGCCGTCGAGGGCGGCTATCGGTTGGCAGGCTACCGGCTGCGCCACGCCGCGCACGAGCAAGCGGGCCACGTGCTCGCCCTGGTCACGACCACGATGGGCTTGCTGGCGCTCGTCCTGGCATTCACGTTCAGCTTTGCGGCGAACCGCTTCGAGGCCAGGAAACAGGTCCTCGTCGACGAGGCCAACGCCGTCGAGACGACCTACCTGCGCGCCGGCCTGCTCCCCGGTGACCGGGGCGGGAAGGTCCGCGCGATGTTGCGTGACTACGTGGACGTGCGTCTGGACGCGGTGCAGCTCGGCAACGTCGAGCAGGTCTTGCAGCGCTCGGAGGAGCTGCACCGGGAGTTGTGGAAAGAGGCGGAGGCCGCCGGACGAGAGCAACCCGATTCGGTCGTCGTGGGGCTCTTCATCGAAGCGGTGAACAGGACGAGCGAGCTCCACGCGATGCGCGTGAAGGTGGCCGTCCGGGGGGCGCTGCCAGGGGCCCTGTGGACGGCGCTCTACGTCGTCGCAATCCTGAACCTCATGGCCGTCGGGTATCACGCCGGTCTGGTCAAGACGCCCCGATCCCCGACGCTCGTGACGCTGGTCCTGAGCCTCTCGGTCGTCCTGATGCTGACGGCCGACCTCGACCACCCGCAGGAGGGGGCCCTGAAGGTGAGCCAGCAGGCGATGATCGATCTGCGGCGCAAGATGGGCGATTGA
- a CDS encoding serine/threonine-protein kinase, with product MLPGLSIGQILHDKYRVERVLGAGGMGVVVAARHLALDQLVAIKLMHGAASPADVGRFVREARAASRLRSQHVARVLDVSALDDGTPYITMEHLEGHDLAHVLRERGPLPIADAVDILLQACEAIGEAHTLGIVHRDLKPANLFLAQGVDGLPCVKVLDFGIAKWATSGTERLDPTRPMGSAPYMAPEQIAAPERLDARADVWALGAAFFHMLSGKPPFHHEGVCTAHAMIHAVLHRPPLPLRVLRPEVPPELEAVVMACLEKDMSTRLPSVAALSTQLSPFGSEHAAVYSRRIARMLGAPDSGPVSTLRSASPREVPSGLSTAQRLVSSTTEPTAATRPAPGDSGTAPRARKVAGILGVTGLVVFGVVLGAKCGARVVGDGAAAPVRIALEAAPEATSQPTSTTPRQEENAPAASSVRSGAAFTSTTAAPRMASSSTAKSSSIKIRSGPSAPPPLPSASAVMPTPQKDLYGSRH from the coding sequence ATGCTGCCGGGGCTGTCGATCGGGCAAATCCTCCACGACAAGTATCGCGTCGAGCGTGTGCTTGGCGCCGGGGGAATGGGCGTCGTCGTAGCGGCCCGTCACCTCGCGCTGGATCAGCTCGTGGCGATCAAATTGATGCACGGCGCCGCGAGCCCCGCCGACGTGGGGCGCTTCGTCCGCGAAGCACGCGCCGCCTCCCGATTGCGGAGCCAGCACGTCGCGCGTGTCCTCGATGTCTCCGCCCTGGACGACGGGACGCCGTACATCACGATGGAGCACCTCGAAGGACATGATCTCGCGCACGTGCTGCGCGAGCGGGGTCCCCTGCCCATCGCCGACGCCGTCGATATCCTCCTCCAGGCTTGCGAGGCGATCGGCGAGGCCCACACGCTGGGCATCGTGCATCGGGATTTGAAGCCGGCGAATCTCTTCCTCGCGCAGGGCGTGGATGGCTTGCCGTGTGTGAAGGTCTTGGACTTCGGTATCGCGAAGTGGGCGACGTCGGGGACCGAGCGCCTCGACCCGACACGTCCGATGGGCTCGGCGCCGTACATGGCCCCGGAGCAGATCGCCGCCCCCGAGCGGCTGGACGCCCGCGCGGATGTGTGGGCGCTCGGCGCCGCGTTTTTCCACATGCTGTCGGGCAAGCCCCCGTTTCACCACGAGGGCGTGTGCACGGCCCATGCGATGATCCACGCGGTGCTGCATCGTCCCCCGTTGCCGCTTCGGGTCCTTCGGCCCGAGGTGCCCCCGGAGCTCGAAGCGGTGGTGATGGCGTGCCTTGAAAAGGACATGTCCACGCGGCTGCCGAGCGTCGCTGCATTGTCGACGCAGCTCTCGCCTTTCGGGTCGGAGCATGCCGCCGTGTATTCGCGTCGTATCGCCCGCATGCTCGGCGCGCCCGATTCGGGCCCCGTATCGACGCTGCGTAGCGCGTCGCCGAGGGAGGTGCCCTCGGGGCTGTCGACCGCGCAGCGTCTGGTCTCTTCCACGACGGAGCCCACCGCGGCGACCCGGCCTGCGCCTGGCGATTCGGGGACAGCGCCGAGGGCGCGCAAGGTCGCTGGAATTCTCGGCGTGACGGGTCTCGTCGTTTTTGGTGTCGTCCTCGGCGCGAAATGCGGCGCGCGCGTCGTGGGGGACGGCGCAGCCGCACCGGTGCGCATCGCGCTCGAAGCTGCGCCCGAAGCGACCTCGCAGCCCACGAGCACAACGCCACGTCAAGAGGAAAATGCTCCGGCGGCCTCGTCGGTGCGCTCGGGAGCAGCATTCACGTCCACAACAGCCGCACCACGCATGGCGTCATCGTCTACTGCAAAATCGTCATCGATAAAAATTCGAAGCGGTCCCTCGGCGCCCCCCCCGTTGCCTTCTGCGTCCGCGGTGATGCCCACGCCTCAAAAAGATCTTTACGGATCGAGACATTAG
- a CDS encoding tetratricopeptide repeat protein, translated as MRFVSTFVIALAVARWSSAQGLPDKAAAEALFNDARRLLDEGKIAEACPKFEESHRLDPASGTALNLGDCLEKLGRTASAFMAFGEAAAIARRDGNTGRGEEAARRALELEGRLSRLAVIVPAPSRVRGLTLWRDGAAVAEAQWGTAVPLDGGTHVIEARAPGRTPWKVERTIREPGTVRVEVPVLEVAVEPNRPFIPEHSKTQAVAGIVLMGVGFAGLGVSLALGAAADDKDAASKDHCLPRDPNKCYPEGVALRNESIFLANTSTVVISVGAASFLLGGTLFLLATRSRPAKPTTHAWVVPTLSPTSAGVSMGGSW; from the coding sequence ATGAGGTTTGTCTCCACCTTCGTGATCGCGCTCGCTGTCGCGCGATGGAGCTCCGCGCAGGGGCTCCCTGACAAGGCCGCGGCGGAGGCGCTTTTCAACGATGCGCGCCGGCTGCTCGACGAAGGCAAGATCGCCGAGGCGTGCCCCAAGTTCGAGGAGAGCCATCGCCTGGATCCCGCATCGGGAACGGCGCTGAACCTGGGCGACTGCCTGGAGAAGCTCGGACGCACGGCGAGCGCCTTCATGGCCTTCGGCGAAGCCGCGGCGATCGCGCGGCGGGACGGGAATACGGGGCGCGGGGAGGAAGCGGCGCGACGAGCGCTCGAACTGGAAGGGCGCCTCTCGCGGCTGGCCGTGATCGTCCCCGCTCCGAGCAGGGTTCGAGGGTTGACCCTCTGGCGCGACGGCGCGGCTGTCGCGGAGGCCCAGTGGGGCACGGCCGTCCCGCTCGACGGGGGCACGCATGTCATCGAAGCCCGGGCCCCGGGCCGGACGCCGTGGAAGGTCGAGCGGACGATTCGTGAACCGGGCACGGTGCGGGTCGAGGTTCCCGTGCTCGAGGTGGCGGTCGAACCGAATCGGCCCTTCATCCCGGAACACAGCAAGACGCAGGCAGTCGCGGGGATCGTGCTCATGGGCGTTGGGTTCGCTGGATTGGGCGTCTCGCTCGCGCTGGGAGCCGCCGCGGACGACAAGGACGCGGCCTCCAAGGACCATTGCCTTCCCCGGGATCCGAACAAGTGTTACCCCGAGGGCGTCGCGCTCCGGAACGAGTCCATTTTCCTCGCCAACACCTCGACGGTCGTGATTTCCGTGGGGGCCGCGTCCTTCTTGCTCGGGGGGACGTTGTTCCTTCTCGCAACGCGCTCCCGTCCCGCGAAGCCCACCACGCACGCGTGGGTGGTCCCGACGTTGTCTCCGACGAGCGCGGGTGTATCCATGGGCGGCTCCTGGTGA
- a CDS encoding MXAN_5187 C-terminal domain-containing protein, with product MRAKIIAVFTVVVLVVGVLAFALTRASLNPGSPRADAARALVAAEAVLRVQAGEAERWLASQAADPKVREPFSAGTGQARSDGATGVANGIKSATSKAPVIAGLGPSLVVLVDAKGTALGRDGSPFLRGDDLGGIYPALRAGLAEGQTGSDVWVTPARNEQLLVSWAPIRGENGQVLGGLVLGTALGDGRLTDVANQTSGATLWFEVKDKDGYRIVAQSKGGTPDLAAAIDTKQLEAGATSALSTGQAVDVAALPPDFGVKVGPLGGYGDGKRALLVAVARANAPAATTLLFPFLGAIALGIVLVAIAGHVLGQSIMRPIEEVEEGLLAIMNGRTDLRFQIEHPELGGLVSRLNSLLSQLLGMPEDETGAPPPALAVRDKGPEEALAVDESLANNQASGSDSTALGAEDEAAYHARIFDDYIRAKKSVGDPVDHITREAFRARIVASEKQMAQKHGKPVRYKVEVRGKEVVLLAVPLG from the coding sequence ATGCGCGCAAAAATCATTGCCGTTTTTACGGTGGTCGTGCTGGTGGTAGGGGTCCTCGCGTTTGCCTTGACCCGGGCCTCCTTGAATCCGGGGTCGCCCAGGGCTGACGCGGCCCGAGCGCTGGTCGCCGCCGAGGCGGTTCTTCGGGTCCAGGCCGGGGAGGCCGAGCGGTGGCTCGCGTCCCAGGCCGCGGATCCGAAGGTCCGTGAGCCGTTCAGCGCAGGCACGGGCCAGGCCAGGAGCGACGGAGCCACGGGTGTGGCGAACGGTATCAAGAGCGCCACCAGCAAGGCGCCCGTGATCGCCGGGCTCGGGCCCTCGCTCGTCGTGCTCGTGGACGCGAAGGGCACGGCGCTCGGCCGGGACGGCTCGCCGTTTCTGCGCGGCGATGATCTGGGCGGGATTTACCCAGCGCTCCGGGCTGGGCTCGCCGAGGGGCAGACGGGCTCCGACGTGTGGGTGACGCCCGCCCGGAACGAGCAATTGCTCGTGTCCTGGGCGCCCATCCGGGGTGAAAACGGGCAGGTGCTCGGCGGGCTCGTGCTCGGGACGGCGCTCGGCGACGGGCGCTTGACGGACGTGGCAAACCAGACGAGCGGGGCCACGCTCTGGTTCGAGGTCAAGGACAAGGACGGCTATCGCATCGTCGCGCAATCGAAGGGCGGCACGCCGGACCTCGCCGCGGCGATCGATACGAAGCAGCTCGAAGCGGGCGCGACGTCGGCGCTCTCGACGGGCCAGGCCGTCGACGTGGCGGCGCTGCCGCCCGATTTCGGCGTGAAGGTGGGCCCGCTCGGCGGGTATGGCGACGGAAAGCGCGCGCTGCTCGTGGCGGTGGCGCGGGCGAATGCGCCGGCGGCGACGACGCTCTTGTTTCCGTTCCTCGGGGCGATTGCGCTCGGCATCGTGCTCGTGGCCATTGCGGGGCACGTCCTCGGGCAATCGATCATGCGGCCCATCGAGGAGGTCGAAGAGGGGCTGCTCGCGATCATGAATGGCCGGACGGACCTGCGCTTCCAGATCGAGCATCCGGAGCTCGGCGGGCTCGTCTCGCGGCTGAACAGCCTTCTGAGCCAGCTCCTTGGCATGCCGGAGGACGAAACCGGCGCGCCGCCGCCGGCGCTGGCGGTGCGGGACAAGGGACCCGAGGAGGCGCTCGCGGTGGACGAGTCCCTCGCGAACAACCAGGCCTCGGGCAGCGATTCGACCGCGCTCGGCGCCGAGGACGAGGCCGCGTATCACGCGCGCATTTTCGACGATTACATCCGCGCGAAGAAGAGCGTGGGGGATCCGGTCGATCACATCACGCGGGAAGCGTTCCGCGCGCGCATCGTGGCGAGCGAGAAGCAGATGGCGCAGAAGCACGGAAAACCCGTGCGGTACAAGGTCGAGGTGCGGGGCAAGGAGGTCGTCCTGCTCGCGGTGCCGCTCGGGTGA
- a CDS encoding histone deacetylase family protein gives MIATNPASQILVVGDALFDDHRSRGYHPERPERLHAARAALDRCAGEGLGIVPVETRDATEEELARVHDEAYLASLANLAGHHASLDADTYLAPSSVAAARRAAGAGVTLVDALLDPSSQKPGELRAPGLALLRPPGHHATRSRGMGFCLLNNVAVAAASALAKGLERVAILDWDVHHGNGTQDIFWTDPRVLYISLHQYPYYPGTGGVREKGAGDAEGYTVNVPLSQGAGDRVYAEAFRQIVDPVLEAFEPELILVSAGFDAHQRDPLADMCVSDQGYATMATLIARAAQRSAEGRLAFFLEGGYDLAALSSSLAATLIGATRAVTADAASSHAPPASFRHTGEVTQARTTAAERWRGI, from the coding sequence ATGATCGCAACGAACCCCGCCTCGCAGATCCTCGTCGTCGGTGACGCGCTCTTCGACGACCACCGCTCGCGCGGCTACCACCCCGAGCGCCCCGAGCGCCTGCATGCGGCGCGCGCGGCGCTCGATCGTTGCGCGGGGGAAGGCCTCGGCATCGTGCCCGTGGAGACACGTGACGCGACGGAAGAGGAGCTCGCGCGCGTGCACGACGAGGCCTACCTCGCAAGCCTCGCGAACCTCGCCGGCCATCACGCCTCGCTCGATGCGGACACGTACCTCGCGCCCTCGTCCGTCGCCGCAGCGCGGCGCGCAGCAGGCGCCGGCGTCACGCTCGTCGACGCGCTGCTCGACCCGTCGAGCCAGAAGCCCGGCGAGCTGCGCGCGCCCGGCCTCGCGCTCCTGCGCCCGCCCGGCCACCACGCGACGCGCAGCCGCGGCATGGGCTTCTGCCTCTTGAACAACGTCGCGGTCGCGGCCGCGAGCGCGCTCGCCAAGGGCCTCGAACGCGTGGCGATCCTCGACTGGGACGTCCATCACGGCAACGGCACGCAGGACATCTTCTGGACCGATCCGCGCGTGCTCTACATCTCGCTCCACCAGTACCCGTACTACCCGGGCACGGGCGGCGTGCGCGAGAAGGGCGCGGGCGACGCGGAGGGCTACACGGTGAACGTGCCGCTCTCGCAGGGCGCAGGGGATCGGGTCTACGCCGAGGCGTTCCGGCAGATCGTCGATCCGGTGCTCGAGGCGTTCGAGCCAGAGCTCATCCTCGTGTCGGCGGGGTTCGACGCGCACCAGCGGGATCCGCTGGCGGACATGTGCGTGTCCGATCAGGGCTACGCGACGATGGCGACGCTGATCGCGCGCGCGGCGCAGCGGAGCGCCGAGGGCCGGCTCGCGTTTTTCCTGGAGGGGGGCTACGACCTCGCGGCGCTCTCGAGCTCGCTCGCGGCGACGCTGATCGGCGCCACACGGGCGGTCACGGCCGACGCCGCGTCGAGCCACGCGCCGCCCGCCTCCTTCCGGCACACGGGCGAGGTCACGCAGGCCCGGACGACGGCCGCCGAGCGGTGGCGAGGGATCTGA